The Apium graveolens cultivar Ventura chromosome 11, ASM990537v1, whole genome shotgun sequence genome has a window encoding:
- the LOC141695773 gene encoding protein EARLY RESPONSIVE TO DEHYDRATION 15-like, translated as MNPNGPLFISAALRQVKGFSSEWWQLMKTPTWFYNYWLSQQHEDGVFFVYDEDDLEDIVDLLPDAIDLGIEKEICNMKTQFEHFIQLSEAEAGNKKLSSSALKESPGSVQFI; from the exons ATGAATCCAAATGGCCCACTCTTTATTTCAGCTGCTCTTCGTCAAGTGAAGGGCTTCTCATCAGAATGGTGGCAATTGATGAAAACCCCGACATGGTTCTATAACTACTGGCTCAGCCAGCAACATGAGGATGGTGTTTTTTTTGTATATGATGAAGATGACTTGGAAGACATTGTCGACTTGCTTCCTGATGCCATTGATCTTGGCATTGAGAAAGAAATTTGTAACATGAAAACACAGTTTGAGCACTTTATACAATTATCTGAAGCAGAAGCAGGAAATAAGAAGTTATCTTCGTCTGCTTTGAAGGAAAGTCCTGGAAGCG TACAATTTATTTAG